Proteins encoded by one window of Phosphitispora fastidiosa:
- a CDS encoding ABC transporter permease, whose product MKRISLWKKTIEIFAATLVIMVFWYLLAIYVKNNILPTPLEAMSEFFMIFSGTLWKHFYISAFRVVISIITAMLLAVPLGLLLGREEKLDRYIAPVVYLIYPIPKIVFLPVVFLLMGLGNLPKIFMIGLIVFFQILVTTRDASKGVPVQNIHSMTSLGAAKWQIYYHVVWPACLPKILTSLRISLGTAIAVLFFVESFATTEGLGYFIMDAWSMAAYSQMFAGIIGMSFLGLILYIVLDMLEAKWCRWQYL is encoded by the coding sequence ATGAAAAGAATTTCCCTTTGGAAGAAAACAATAGAAATATTTGCTGCTACACTGGTTATCATGGTTTTCTGGTATTTACTTGCAATATACGTGAAGAACAACATCCTGCCTACCCCTTTGGAGGCCATGAGTGAATTTTTTATGATTTTCAGCGGGACTCTCTGGAAGCATTTTTATATCAGCGCTTTTAGGGTTGTCATCAGTATTATCACTGCTATGCTCCTTGCTGTTCCCTTGGGACTGCTTCTGGGACGGGAAGAAAAACTGGACAGGTATATTGCGCCGGTGGTTTATCTTATTTATCCGATTCCCAAAATTGTCTTTTTACCGGTAGTATTTCTGCTTATGGGGCTGGGTAATTTACCCAAGATTTTCATGATTGGGCTGATTGTGTTTTTTCAGATTCTGGTTACTACCAGGGATGCCTCAAAGGGAGTACCGGTGCAGAATATCCATTCCATGACCTCCCTGGGGGCTGCTAAGTGGCAGATTTATTACCATGTTGTATGGCCGGCATGTCTGCCCAAGATACTGACTTCACTGCGGATAAGCCTGGGCACGGCAATTGCAGTCCTGTTTTTTGTGGAATCATTTGCAACTACAGAGGGGCTGGGCTATTTTATCATGGATGCCTGGAGCATGGCTGCGTACAGCCAAATGTTTGCCGGTATTATCGGGATGAGCTTTCTTGGCCTGATTCTGTATATTGTTCTGGATATGCTTGAAGCTAAATGGTGCAGGTGGCAGTACCTATAG
- a CDS encoding ABC transporter ATP-binding protein, with protein MINTYELSLTYNQAENQVDALKDVTFNLAKGESMSIIGPSGCGKSTLLFIIAGLLKPTSGRVVIDGCEPDGPGSETALILQDYGLFPWKTVYENAGLGLKVKGYNRKEQQDIIIPILQKLGLADFMSSYPAQLSGGQRQRVGIARSLALKPKILLMDEPLSSLDALTRETLQHFILDIWREHKLTLVLVTHSIEEAVFLGKKICVMSDRPGMIKEMIPNPMMGMPGFRQQQEFHQLCSKLRRLLGVVE; from the coding sequence ATGATTAATACTTATGAGCTTTCCCTCACTTATAACCAGGCCGAAAATCAGGTAGATGCCCTTAAAGATGTCACCTTTAACCTTGCAAAAGGGGAGAGCATGTCAATTATCGGGCCATCGGGATGTGGTAAGAGCACCCTTCTTTTTATCATTGCCGGGCTCTTAAAACCAACTTCCGGCCGGGTGGTAATTGATGGCTGTGAACCTGATGGTCCCGGGTCTGAAACTGCCTTGATCCTTCAGGATTACGGGCTGTTTCCATGGAAGACTGTCTATGAGAATGCCGGCCTGGGGTTAAAGGTAAAAGGATATAACAGAAAAGAACAGCAGGATATAATAATTCCGATCCTCCAGAAGCTTGGCCTGGCCGATTTTATGAGCAGCTATCCGGCCCAGCTCAGCGGCGGTCAGAGGCAAAGGGTGGGGATAGCCAGGTCTCTGGCTTTAAAACCCAAAATTCTGTTGATGGATGAACCACTGTCATCACTTGATGCTCTCACCAGGGAGACTTTGCAGCATTTTATTCTGGATATCTGGAGGGAGCATAAATTAACCCTTGTTCTGGTAACCCACAGCATCGAAGAGGCTGTGTTTCTGGGAAAAAAAATCTGTGTCATGTCAGACCGTCCCGGTATGATTAAGGAGATGATCCCAAACCCCATGATGGGAATGCCGGGGTTCAGGCAGCAGCAGGAGTTTCACCAATTATGTTCCAAGCTGCGGCGGCTTTTGGGGGTAGTAGAATAA
- a CDS encoding MetQ/NlpA family ABC transporter substrate-binding protein — MKKILILGAVLLLAVGSAIGCSGPEETDSASLDSQPLKIGVLFIEDNLPLFVADSENQFKQAGLNVELIPFPSAAERDAAMQAGQIDGEAADIIAACLLKKGGTDVRISSLTLGVTPEEGRFALLGSPDSDFKSPQDLAGVEIAISENTIIEYVTDKLLANEGLAKDQIKKISIPKMPIRVQMLSNNQVKAALLPDPLASLAEKQGAKVILDDTLSGINVSQVVLLFRKESVDTKKEAIRKLIQIYGDAGQDLTQNPEKYRSLLIDKAKIPEPVKDTYKAPTFSSPQVPAREDVLSVVDWMVEKELLKEPYTYEELVDESLI, encoded by the coding sequence GTGAAAAAGATATTGATTTTAGGAGCGGTTTTGCTTCTGGCGGTTGGCAGTGCGATAGGCTGCAGTGGTCCGGAGGAAACCGATTCCGCATCGCTTGACAGTCAGCCGCTGAAAATAGGTGTTCTGTTCATAGAGGATAATCTGCCCCTGTTTGTGGCCGATTCCGAGAACCAATTTAAACAGGCTGGGCTTAATGTAGAACTTATTCCTTTTCCCAGCGCTGCTGAACGGGATGCAGCCATGCAGGCAGGTCAGATTGACGGCGAGGCTGCTGATATTATTGCAGCATGTCTCCTGAAAAAAGGAGGCACCGATGTCAGGATAAGTTCGCTAACCCTTGGGGTGACCCCTGAAGAAGGAAGATTTGCCCTGCTGGGTTCGCCGGATTCAGACTTTAAGAGTCCTCAAGACCTGGCCGGAGTTGAAATAGCGATCTCAGAAAACACCATTATTGAATATGTTACTGATAAATTGCTGGCTAACGAGGGACTGGCAAAGGACCAGATAAAAAAAATAAGTATTCCCAAAATGCCTATCAGGGTTCAAATGCTGTCAAACAACCAGGTAAAGGCAGCCCTGCTTCCGGACCCGCTGGCTTCACTGGCTGAAAAACAGGGCGCCAAAGTGATTTTGGATGATACCCTTTCCGGGATTAACGTTTCCCAGGTTGTGCTGCTGTTCCGTAAAGAATCTGTTGACACCAAAAAGGAAGCCATCAGGAAGCTGATTCAGATTTATGGCGACGCAGGGCAGGATCTAACTCAGAACCCTGAAAAATACAGATCTCTGCTGATAGATAAGGCTAAAATACCTGAACCTGTCAAGGATACTTATAAAGCGCCTACATTTTCTTCTCCTCAGGTTCCGGCCCGTGAAGATGTGCTCAGTGTGGTAGATTGGATGGTAGAAAAAGAGCTTTTGAAAGAACCATATACCTATGAGGAACTTGTTGACGAATCCCTGATATAG
- a CDS encoding Flp family type IVb pilin — translation MKLLAKLVTENSGQGLTEYGLVLGLLVVAAAGALLLAGQRVVQLYTDSNLAIPD, via the coding sequence ATGAAGTTATTGGCAAAACTTGTTACTGAAAACAGCGGTCAGGGTTTGACAGAGTACGGCCTGGTGCTCGGACTTCTGGTAGTTGCCGCTGCCGGCGCATTGCTGCTGGCAGGACAAAGAGTGGTGCAGCTTTATACGGATTCAAATCTAGCCATACCCGACTAA
- a CDS encoding LysM peptidoglycan-binding domain-containing protein, which produces MSTAEVLLSTAIIPELTGIFEASPSCDWGGVLLGEISEKDGIVTTIVYGAVPAAYKKSFLDEFRTNSQMWKEFYTERDRHYPDAKIVGWYYYSPASGQPPKQNIDIHKTFFDTPGQVFLFLDRNGTPHCYQKSESGDSLIPVISSEFTGQYSPGGNCDSAGDSKPEATSNLCLKIGLKKAGLFLVFFAICVLGLMYKDLTNPIVDSSRATPIPPVETASSPADTALVSPSEDKSAEPDIDIPAILVSENTSQPEPIYYIVQKGDSLWVISEKFYGTGFKFYKILESNNIFNPRNLYAGQKLTIQPESKGSDLRP; this is translated from the coding sequence ATGTCAACTGCAGAGGTACTGCTTTCAACTGCAATTATTCCTGAACTAACCGGTATCTTTGAAGCCTCTCCTTCATGTGACTGGGGCGGCGTTCTTCTGGGTGAAATCAGTGAAAAAGACGGCATTGTTACTACCATTGTTTATGGCGCAGTCCCGGCAGCTTACAAAAAGTCTTTTCTGGACGAGTTCCGTACTAATTCCCAAATGTGGAAGGAGTTTTACACAGAACGGGACCGGCATTACCCAGACGCCAAAATAGTTGGCTGGTATTATTATTCACCAGCTTCCGGGCAGCCCCCGAAACAAAATATCGATATTCATAAAACATTCTTTGATACTCCCGGTCAGGTGTTTCTTTTCTTGGACCGTAACGGCACACCCCACTGCTATCAGAAAAGTGAATCCGGAGATAGTTTAATTCCGGTTATATCTTCTGAATTTACCGGACAATACAGCCCGGGGGGAAACTGCGATTCTGCCGGGGACTCAAAACCGGAAGCAACATCCAACCTATGTCTGAAAATTGGGCTGAAAAAAGCCGGCCTGTTTTTGGTTTTTTTTGCAATATGCGTTTTAGGACTTATGTATAAAGACCTTACCAACCCCATTGTTGATAGTTCAAGGGCAACTCCCATACCGCCAGTGGAAACAGCTTCCTCCCCCGCTGACACGGCTCTGGTGTCCCCTTCGGAAGACAAATCCGCAGAGCCCGATATAGATATTCCCGCCATCCTGGTATCGGAAAATACTTCTCAACCGGAACCGATTTATTATATCGTACAAAAAGGCGATTCTCTGTGGGTTATTTCTGAAAAGTTCTACGGAACCGGATTCAAATTCTATAAAATTCTGGAGTCAAACAATATTTTTAATCCCAGAAACCTTTATGCCGGGCAGAAGCTTACTATTCAGCCGGAGTCCAAGGGGAGTGACTTACGGCCTTGA
- a CDS encoding DUF2197 domain-containing protein: MQVKCMMCGRKEGITEEHVDYRKMQKNPKAVYICNLCMARTFHEAKEGQKPHKPM; this comes from the coding sequence ATGCAAGTCAAGTGTATGATGTGTGGGAGAAAAGAGGGCATTACCGAGGAACATGTTGATTACAGAAAGATGCAAAAAAACCCTAAGGCCGTTTATATTTGCAACCTTTGTATGGCCCGGACCTTTCACGAGGCCAAAGAGGGTCAAAAACCTCATAAACCGATGTAA
- a CDS encoding late competence development ComFB family protein — protein sequence MAILELHNYTEKVVREVLDEVLDKKEGLCKCEQCRLDIMAIALNNLPPQYYVSQKGEVFSKLLASYMDTRIKVITEITKALLQVQKEPHHDF from the coding sequence GTGGCTATTCTGGAACTTCATAACTACACAGAGAAAGTAGTCAGGGAGGTGCTTGATGAAGTCCTTGACAAGAAAGAGGGCTTGTGCAAATGTGAGCAGTGTCGTTTGGATATAATGGCTATTGCGCTGAACAACCTCCCTCCACAGTATTATGTATCTCAAAAGGGTGAAGTGTTTTCCAAACTTCTGGCATCATACATGGACACCAGGATAAAGGTGATTACTGAGATTACCAAAGCATTGCTTCAGGTGCAAAAAGAGCCGCATCATGATTTTTGA
- a CDS encoding GDSL-type esterase/lipase family protein: MDSNKTIVNSNKMVCLGDSITWGYPYGPEYSWVALAETALGTPMINKGINGETALDLWRRFARDVISNVPSHVFIMAGTNDASIGVSLEEFKRSILQMTAGAWEKEIRPVLGLPIPSSDRFLENNLQKYRQWLTEYSETSGVLVVDFSPAMTDLSGQINYGCYNDEVHPSKAGYRAMAGVFSEFYQNVIR; the protein is encoded by the coding sequence ATGGACTCCAATAAAACGATTGTGAACTCCAATAAAATGGTATGTTTAGGTGACAGTATAACATGGGGTTATCCTTACGGGCCCGAATACTCGTGGGTGGCCTTGGCGGAAACTGCGCTGGGGACCCCGATGATTAATAAGGGTATTAACGGAGAGACGGCCCTGGATTTGTGGCGTCGTTTTGCCAGAGACGTTATTTCTAACGTTCCCAGCCACGTATTTATTATGGCGGGAACTAATGATGCCAGCATCGGAGTTTCCCTGGAGGAATTTAAGAGAAGTATTTTACAGATGACTGCCGGAGCTTGGGAAAAAGAGATTCGACCGGTGTTGGGACTGCCTATTCCAAGTTCTGACAGGTTTCTGGAAAATAATCTGCAAAAATATCGTCAGTGGCTCACAGAATACTCGGAAACGTCCGGGGTCTTGGTTGTGGATTTTTCTCCCGCTATGACAGACCTTTCGGGGCAGATAAATTACGGGTGTTATAATGATGAGGTTCACCCCAGCAAAGCAGGTTACCGGGCAATGGCGGGCGTTTTTAGTGAATTTTACCAAAATGTCATTAGATAA
- a CDS encoding YkvA family protein: MKKPAGFEASRRKAANLAGDLKKTTEIINRAIIKSEKQQGKIDKVRDEMDLLIKMVGAWARGEYRRVPLKTIITGLAALLYFVNPIDMIPDFLLGLGFLDDVTVIAFVFNSIRKDIGEFSQWCVDQKRQSGEIKEGNDYGLQ, translated from the coding sequence TTGAAAAAGCCCGCCGGTTTCGAAGCGAGCAGACGTAAGGCGGCAAATCTTGCCGGTGACCTCAAAAAGACAACAGAGATAATTAACAGGGCGATAATCAAGTCTGAGAAACAACAGGGGAAAATCGATAAAGTCCGTGATGAAATGGATTTGTTAATAAAAATGGTGGGAGCATGGGCAAGGGGAGAGTACAGAAGAGTCCCCTTAAAAACAATAATCACAGGGCTGGCAGCGCTTCTTTATTTTGTAAACCCGATTGATATGATTCCCGATTTCCTACTTGGGTTAGGGTTTCTTGATGATGTAACAGTGATAGCTTTTGTATTCAATTCAATCCGAAAAGACATCGGGGAATTTTCCCAATGGTGTGTGGATCAAAAAAGGCAATCTGGTGAAATTAAGGAAGGCAACGATTATGGACTCCAATAA